Proteins from a single region of Apium graveolens cultivar Ventura chromosome 7, ASM990537v1, whole genome shotgun sequence:
- the LOC141673496 gene encoding uncharacterized protein LOC141673496 encodes MKYVDEVFNVHTPAKDIKFKVGQIFGCKKDFKEAVRSNSMETGRPYQYAHDDLKRVQVVCAHGCPIKMWLGYDKDKDRWQIKSILNDHNCVWNHKNKLVTTKYLVEVFGDRIRKNPNWKLCDMQEEFKRVLKVDVCDAKCSRVRKAALSGVVEKMAEHYAKLRKFGGEILRSNRQNTVKISTTRLQEGDVSRFRRIYICYDALKNAWKNECRPVLGLDGCFLKTVTGGQLLSAVGRDGNNCIMPIAMAVVESENYDSWKWFLELLIADLDLEDGNRKTLISDQQKGLDKAIKELLPQVEHRFCTQHLGANLKGKYPSGAVSDAFWRASTATHPQAFKSAMKELASVSKGAFEKMNQLDPAVWSKAYFKTHSKTDSTENNISECFNSWILKARYMPLIDMLIEIHDMIMTRVHENRDRMARRDCLIVPKAKKNLDEAVKDGSAYSVLWDGRETYVVKGKGTSCSVNLKNRSCSCRIWDLTGIPCAHGVVAIQKARHDVFDYIDKCYSKETYMRCYSHCLDVIRGEDFWEDVEGDTVMPPLIVKQLRGRPKKMRRREGWEGVVSSGKKARLSFSGRKMHCGLCRKEGHKRDKCPDKHLYSEGPKKQRGRPQKE; translated from the exons ATGAAATATGTAGATGAGGTTTTTAATGTGCATACACCTGCCAAAGACATAAAATTTAAAGTTGGTCAGATATTTGGTTGTAAAAAGGACTTTAAAGAAGCAGTAAGGTCAAATTCAATGGAGACTGGTAGACCCTACCAGTATGCACATGATGATTTAAAAAGGGTTCAAGTTGTGTGTGCACATGGGTGCCCAATTAAAATGTGGTTGGGATATGATAAAGATAAGGACAGGTGGCAGATAAAATCAATATTAAATGACCATAATTGTGTTTGGAACCATAAAAATAAGCTAGTGACTACTAAGTACCTTGTCGAAGTGTTTGGGGATAGGATAAGAAAAAATCCTAACTGGAAATTATGTGATATGCAAGAAGAGTTCAAGAGGGTACTTAAGGTTGATGTATGTGATGCTAAATGTAGTAGAGTGAGGAAAGCAGCATTGTCTGGTGTAGTAGAGAAGATGGCTGAACATTATGCGAAGTTAAGAAAATTTGGTGGAGAGATACTTAGGAGTAATAGACAGAATACTGTGAAGATCTCTACAACTAGGTTGCAGGAAGGGGATGTCAGTAGATTTAGAAGAATATACATATGTTATGATGCCTTGAAGAATGCTTGGAAAAATGAATGCAGACCAGTTTTAGGACTGGATGGTTGCTTCCTAAAGACAGTTACAGGTGGACAGTTGCTCTCTGCAGTAGGGAGAGATGGCAATAACTGCATTATGCCTATTGCAATGGCAGTGGTAGAGAGTGAAAACTATGACTCCTGGAAGTGGTTTCTAGAGCTTCTCATAGCAGACCTAGATCTTGAAGATGGAAACAGAAAGACTTTGATTTCTGACCAACAGAAG GGGTTGGACAAGGCTATTAAGGAATTATTACCTCAGGTGGAACACAGGTTTTGCACCCAGCATCTAGGTGCTAACTTGAAGGGAAAATATCCAAGTGGTGCAGTTAGTGATGCATTCTGGAGAGCATCTACTGCAACTCACCCACAAGCTTTTAAGTCTGCCATGAAAGAACTTGCTTCTGTCTCCAAGGGTGCCTTTGAGAAGATGAATCAATTGGATCCTGCTGTGTGGTCCAAGGCTTACTTCAAGACTCATTCAAAAACTGATTCTACAGAGAATAATATCAGTGAATGCTTCAACTCCTGGATTCTCAAAGCAAGGTACATGCCTCTTATTGATATGCTCATTGAAATACATGACATGATAATGACCAGAGTGCATGAAAATAGAGATAGAATGGCTAGAAGGGATTGCTTAATTGTTCCTAAAGCTAAAAAAAATTTAGATGAGGCGGTGAAAGATGGCAGTGCTTATTCTGTGCTTTGGGATGGGAGGGAAACATATGTAGTGAAAGGTAAGGGTACTTCATGTTCTGTGAATTTAAAAAATAGAAGCTGTTCTTGTAGAATCTGGGATTTGACAGGGATACCATGTGCTCATGGTGTGGTTGCAATTCAGAAAGCTAGACATGATGTTTTTGACTATATTGACAAATGCTACTCAAAAGAGACATACATGAGGTGTTACTCTCACTGCTTGGATGTAATAAGAGGGGAAGATTTCTGGGAAGATGTTGAGGGTGACACAGTTATGCCCCCTTTGATTGTGAAACAGCTTAGAGGTAGGCCCAAAAAGATGAGAAGAAGAGAGGGTTGGGAGGGTGTTGTATCTAGTGGTAAGAAGGCTAGACTGAGTTTTTCAGGGAGAAAAATGCATTGTGGTCTCTGTAGGAAGGAAGGCCATAAGAGAGATAAATGCCCAGATAAACACTTGTATTCAGAGGGACCAAAAAAGCAGAGGGGGAGACCACAAAAGGAGTAG